The Methylocella silvestris BL2 DNA segment CCGCGCCGATGATGAAGATCGACGCCATCTGGATCATGTTCGAGAGCGCCGTCGGATTCTCGAACGGCTGGGCGGCGTTGGCGTTGAAGAAGCCGCCGCCGTTGGTCCCCAGCATCTTGATGGCGATTTGCGAGGCGACAGGACCCAGCGCCAGCGTCTGCTTGCCGCCTTCGAGCGTCGTTGCGTCGACATAGGGCCCGAGCGTCTGCGGAACGCCCTGCCAGACAAGCACAAGCGTGAAGACGACGCAGATCGGCAGCAGCACATAGAGCGTCGCCCGGGTCATATCGACCCAGAAATTGCCGACGGTTCTTGATGTATGCCGGGAAAAGCCGCGGATCAGAACGATCGCGACGGCGATGCCCGTTGCGGCGGACATGAAGTTCTGCACGGCGAGCCCGGCCATCTGCGTCAGATAGCTCATGGTCGATTCGCCGCCGTAGTTCTGCCAGTCGGTGTTGCTGATGAAGGAGCCTGCGGTGTTGAAGGCGAGCGCCGGATCGACGGCGCTCATTTCCGCCGGGTTGAAGGGGAGAGACGCTTGCAAACGCTGCAGCGCATAGAGCAACATGAAACCGGCGGCGTTGAACGCCAGCAAGGCGACCGCGTAGATGAGCCAATGCTGCTCATCGTCTTTCCGGACGCCGGAAAGGCGATAAAATGCGTGCTCGACGGGACCCAGTCCCAGGCTGAGGAAGGTTTTCTCGCCCGTGAAGACGCGCGTCATATAAAAGCCGAGCGGCTTCACAGCGACGAGGACGAGAGCAAAAAAGATCAGGATCTGAATCCAGCCGATGAATGTCATGACGGCCTCTCAGAAGCGTTCGGGGCGCAGCAGCGCGTAGACGAGGTAGATGAGGAGAAACAGCGACACCGCTCCCCCCAGCACATAATCAAGGGTCATAACGGCTCCTAAGGTCAGAGGCGGTCACAAAGGACGCCATAGGCGATGGTGAGAGCGAAAAAGCTCAATCCAAGGCCAATGAGGGCGACGTCGAGCATCGAAATCTCCAATGCCGGGATGTTTTCACGTCGAGCGCGCGCGGCGCGCTCCGGGAGCCGGACCGCGCCGGCGCTGATAAGGGTCCCGGCCCGACTGGAGATCGCATCTGCCGCATAAAGGATCGAGCCCTGCGGCCGGCCGACTTTATAAAGACGGCATAAAGATTTTCGCCGCAGCGCGCCGGGACAACGGAAGCCCGAGGTCCGGAGTGAAAAAGCTTTGATGTGTCAGGTAAAGAGGAGCGCTAGACGCGGCGCCGTGCCTCCTGCGGCAACCTGGCGGCCGCATTCTTCGGCTATCGGGTCGAGCTATTCGAGACGCCATCGGAGCGGGCGATTGCCGATGATCCGATCGGGAGGATCGGGCTTCAACAATGGCTTGTTTTATCTCTCGGGCTGGACGCGCGGCTATATCGACTTCGAGGTTGGGACGACCCGGTTTTGCAATTGCAACTGACGACACACCCCATTGAAGCCCTGATCGACAATCGCGCCGGTAGGGCGGAAGGGACTTAGGCGTGGAGCGCCCCTCCATGCACCAAGGCCGTTGCACTCAACTCCGACAATGAATTCATCATCGGTCGCGACGAATATGAGGTAGGCCGAGCGCTGAGAGGACGGAAGCGGAGCGCGCTGGCCTAGCCGTTGACGCATAAATCCATAAAGTCTATAAAAAATATGTAAATTGTCCGGATCGAGGCGTCAACCCGGTGCAGAAATCGATAATCGAATGGCCCACGATCGGTCTGGCCGCCTTCATCTATGGCGGCTGGGCGGTCTTGACCTTTTTCCATGCGCATCTGCCGATCGGACTCGTCGCGCTCCTCGGCGCCTGGCTGATCGCGTGGCATTCCTCGTTGCAGCATGAGCTGCTGCACGGTCATCCGACCGCGTGGCCCCGCGTCAACCACGCCATCGGCCTTGTTCCGCTGTCGCTATGGCTGCCCTATGATGTTTACCGGAGGTCGCATCTCGCGCATCATCGCGCCGAAACATTGACCGATCCGTCGAATGATCCTGAATCCTATTATTGGAGGGAGGAGGAGTGGGGGAGCCTCGGCCCTCTCGGACGTTGCCTTGTCCGCTGGCAAACGACCTTAGCGGGCCGATTGACGCTCGGTCCGGCCTGGAGCGCCGGTCGTTTATTTGCGCGGGAGCTGGCACATGCGCGAAAGAATCCGCGCGACGCCCTGGCCGTCTGGGGCGCGCATCTCTTCGGCTGCGCGGCGGCGCTCATCTGGATCGTCGGAGTCTGCGAGATGAGTCCATGGTTTTATCTGTTCGGCATTGTCTATCCGGGGACGTCCTTGTCCCTCATTCGGTCGTTTGGAGAGCATCGCGCCGCAGGCGCCGTATCGGAGCGAACTGCGATTGTGGAAAACGCCCGGATTCTCGGGCCGCTTTTCCTCTTCAACAATCTTCACGTCGTTCATCATGAGC contains these protein-coding regions:
- a CDS encoding K(+)-transporting ATPase subunit F translates to MTLDYVLGGAVSLFLLIYLVYALLRPERF
- a CDS encoding fatty acid desaturase, producing the protein MQKSIIEWPTIGLAAFIYGGWAVLTFFHAHLPIGLVALLGAWLIAWHSSLQHELLHGHPTAWPRVNHAIGLVPLSLWLPYDVYRRSHLAHHRAETLTDPSNDPESYYWREEEWGSLGPLGRCLVRWQTTLAGRLTLGPAWSAGRLFARELAHARKNPRDALAVWGAHLFGCAAALIWIVGVCEMSPWFYLFGIVYPGTSLSLIRSFGEHRAAGAVSERTAIVENARILGPLFLFNNLHVVHHERPDLPWYRIPGWYRKHREELIAKNGGRVYDGYSEIARRFLFKPHDAPVHPFLS